The DNA sequence ATGTCTGGAACCCTTATTCTCTACAAATTCATCCGGTTTCGGACTTAATGCTTCAATATTATCCATTCTTATTGTTAATTTTTGTTAAGACTAGCAAATATAGTTTTTTTTGAGTTTTTGGCAAGATTTTAATTTTATATTTAAATAAAAAAGCTGTAGAACTCTGCTACAGCTTTTATTATTTGTTAAAAAGGAGTAATTAATGTCCTTTTTCTTTCATGATCCTGTTTAATCTTTTTAACATAGAGAGGCCTAATAATGTTGCAAAAATTAATAAAGCAAAATTGACAAGGAAATAATTAACCTTATTATCATAATTATACCACGTACTCGCTAATATTCCCGAAAGTTTATTTCCCACCGAGTTGGCCAGGAAGAATCCTCCCATCATTAAAGCCGTGATTCTTTGGGGGGAAAGCTTTGAAACAAAAGATAACCCCATTGGAGAGAGGCAGAGTTCACCTACGGTAACCACACCATAACCTGCGATCAGCCACCAGGGAGAAACCTTTACACTTCCATTATCTCCGGCTATAACTGCTAAAACCATTACCAAACAGGATAGTCCCGTAATAAATAACCCTATAACAATTTTTGTAGGTGTCAAAGGTTCCTTTCCTTTTCTCCTTAATAATGCCCAGAATCCAACGATCAAAGGCGTTAGGGCAATGACCCAAAACGGATTAATAGACTGAAACAGTTCGGTATTGTATAAGAAAACTTGTTTCTCCGGATTTTTCTCTAGTTCCGCACGTTGGGCAGGGGAGATATTTTTAAAGTAAACATCCTTACCCATTGTTTTTATAGTTTTCCCATCTTTATCTTTTTGAGACTGATACTGATCATCGTATACAGGAACTTCTTTGTCTTTATAGCTTTTCCCGTCAACCATGTAAATCTTCTCAAGAGGTTTTTCTACAGAAGCAGGAACACTTCTGTCAGTGTAATAATTGGCCCAACGTGTCAACGCAGTCCCATTTTGTTTAAAAACTGCCCAGAAGAACATGCTGATTAAGAATACAGACAACAAAGCCCCAATAGAAGTTTTCTCTTCCGGTTTTGCTTTAAAATAAAGGGAAGCATAGAAGTAGATAACAGGAATACATGCAAAAATAAATGCATCTGTACTATCGCTTCCAAAAATATTGTTTGGAATAGACCAGCCTATTGCTCCGGCAATAACTGCAGGTAAGAAAACCTTCAGTAGGATTTCGGAAAGTTTGGTATCCCCTTCTTGTACCGGCTTCATCTGAGCGGCATGAATGTAATGTTTCCTTCCAATCGTAAAAATGATCATACCAATAAGCATTCCTACTCCCGCAGCAATAAAAGCTTCACCCCATCCGAATTTATTACGCATAAAAGCAGCAATAATATTGCATATAAATGCTCCAATATTTATTCCCATATAGAAAATATTGTAGCCTGAATCTTTATTGGCCTTATAAGGCTCCTCTGAATATAGATTTCCTAAAAGTGTAGAAATGGTAGGTTTAAAAAAGCCATTTCCAATAATAATTAATGCTAAAGACCCATAGAATAATGGTAAGTCTTTAAAAACTCCCATTCCTATATATCCTGCCGCCATTAAGATTCCTCCTAAATAGATAGATTTGATGTATCCTAAAACTCTGTCTGCTAAAAAACCACCAATAAAAGGGGTTAGATAGGTCAATGCAATGTAAGTTCCGAAAATATCATCAGCAGTTTTGTCTGGAAGTCCAAGACCTCCTTTTAAACCTGTTGGTTCAATGGCATACAATACAAAAATTCCGAGAATTAAATAATACCCGAAACGTTCCCACATTTCAGTAAAAAAGAGAAAAGGCAGGCCTTTAGGATGTTTAGTCTTCATCTATACAAATTTCAAATTTCCCAAAAATAAGTTTTTAATTTTAATTGATAAAATAAATACTCTTTGAGAAAACGATTAATAAAATAAATAAAAAAGCTTTCAAATAAAATTTGAAAGCTTTTTTATTTATTTTTTTGTAGACATAGGCGGCGGCGGAGCCGTTTCTACAACTTCTTTTCCTTTTTCAGAGGGTACTAAGCCGTTAATAAAATCGGCCATTACTTTCTTATTTTCCTCATATTTATTACCATATGTATATGAGGATATACTGCAGTATCCTTCCGGAGTTAAGTACAGATTGGAAATGTATTCAAAATCAATTCCCTTTGCATTAGCACTGTATGCCAGATAAAGTACTTTGATATTATTAACAGTTCTGTACTCGGACTCTTTTAATCTAAAATAATCTGCATTTTTTTGAATCCCCGATATGATTATTTCTTTTAGGTTCTTAAGTGTTTGTATGGGAGCATTTTCAGTTGTAAATACCCCAAAAACAGTTGGACTTGCATTATTGGTAAAAACATATTCTATGGAAGGGGAGTTAAATGGACTTTTTGTTATCTTCCATATTTTCGGATTAAAGTACAGCCCAGCATCTAATTTTCTGCTTTTAATTAAAAAGCTGGCATCTTTAGATCTTTCAAAGGGTTGATCATTGGTAGAAATCGTTTCAAGTGTTTTTTCATCACTGTCATTTACAAATTTCCACGTTTTATTATCAAAAAGAATAACTTCTTTTCCATCTTCTGTTAAAGCTTTAATTTGGGATTTTACAGAAAATGAAAATATAAGGGATAATGATAGAATAATTTTTTTCATTAGAGCATTATAAATTATTCAAAATAAAATCTGTCATTTTTTGATATAATTGAGGTCTGGTTTGTCCGCCATATATTCCGTGGTTTTTATCCGGATATGCCATGAAATCAAACTGTTTTTTATTTTGAATTAAGGCTTCAGAGAATTCCATAGAGTTCTGGAAATGTACATTGTCATCAGCTGTACCGTGGATTAACAGTAATTTTCCTTTCAATAGATTTGCGTATTCTGTAGGAGAATTTTTATCATATCCATCAGCATTTTCCTGTGGTGTTCTTAGGAATCTTTCGGTATACACTGAATCATAATACCTCCAGTTTGTAACGGGAGCAACTGCAATTCCTACTTTGAATACATCAGCTCCTTTTGTAATCGCTAAACTTGTCATATATCCACCAAAGCTCCATCCGAACATTCCGATTCTGCTTTTATCAATATAAGATTGGTTTCCAAACCACTTTGCTGCGGTGATCTGATCTTCAATTTCGTATTTTCCTAAATTCATGTAGGTTACTTTCTTGAATTTTGCTCCTTTATAACCAGTTCCACGCCCGTCTACACAAGCTACGATATATCCCTTTTGAACCAAATGATTAAACCATATCGCATTTCCCTGATCCCAGGAATTGGCAACCTGTTGAGATCCCGGTCCTGAATATTGATACATAAACAGGGGATACTTTTTATTGGGATCAAAGTTCTTAGGTTTCATTACCCACGCATTCATTTGGTCGCCTACAGCATTTGGAATGGTGATGAATTCTTTGTCTACGAAATTATCAGCCTTTAATTTCTGAAGTTGGTCATTATTGTTCTGAAGTTCTTTTACTGTCTTTCCATTTCCATCTTTTAAGACAAAGGTGTATGGTTTTGAGGCTGTCGAAGAAGTTTCAATAAAATAATTATAATTTTTACTGAAATTTGCAGCGTTATTTCCCTCGGCATTGGAAATCAATTGTGATTTTCCATTTTCAATATTCACTTTTGAAACGACCTTATTAATGCTTCCTTTCTCAGTAGTCTGAATAAATATTTCTTTAGATTTTGGATTGTAACCATAATAGTCTGTTACCTCCCAATTTCCTTTTGTTACTTGTTTTTTTAGCTTACCATCCTGATCGTACCAATACAAATGACGATGTCCGTCTCTTTCTGACCCCCAAAGGAAAGAATCATCCTCAAGGAATTCAAGTGTTGGACTGTCAGTATCGATCCATTTTTCGTCGGTTTCTGTAAATAATTTCTGAACAGCTCCTGTTTTTGTATTTACTTTAAGGACATCCGAAGCATTCTGAATTCTTTCGGAAGTAATTAATACAATTTCGTCAGCTTTTGCAGTCTGGAAAACATTCGGGATGTAATAATTTTTAAATGAGCCTAGGTTTAAAGGAATTGTTTTCCCGGAATCAAGACGATATAGCTGTGCGGATACAACAGAATTTTTTTCTCCTGCTTTAGGATACTTATAACGCATTTCCGTAGGGTACAACGATTTTCCGTAAATAGGAATGTATATTTCAGGAACCTGGCTTTCATCTGATTTTACAAAAACGATAGCATCTGAATTTTTAGTCCATTCAAACTGTCTTGCGTGGCCAAATTCTTCCTCATATACCCAATCTGCCAATCCATTAAGAATCGAGTTTTTCTTTCCGTCAGTTGTAATCTGAGTGATCTTTCCTGAATTCAGATCTTGGAAAAACAGATTGTTATCAACAATGAATGCCAATTTTGAAGCATCAGGTGAGAACCTTGGCTCCTGAACTGTTTTTCCATCGTTAATAGAAATGACCTTTCCTGACTTAAGGTCTTTTACTTCAAACTTCCCAAGAAAAGAATGTCTGTAGATAGGTTGACTCTCTTTTAGTAAAAGGATCTTAGATTCATCATCTGAAAATTCATAACTTTCAAATTGTCCGTCTACAATATTTCCTTCTTTCTGAGAATTTTTATAAGCATATTTAGCAATACCTCCCTGTTCAATAACCAGATAGTTTTCTCCGTTTTTCATAGAAGTAATTCCCGCAATGTTTTTCCCACGGTAATATCCGGAATATATTTTATCTAAAGTGATTTCCTGTGCCGATACATGTTGAAGTGCTGTAAGAACAGCAAGACTTAAGAGTATTTTTTTCATTTCTAATTTTAAAGAGATTCAAAGATAATAATTTTATCAAATGCACAAAAAAGCTTTTTAATGTAAGGCTTTGGCAAAAAAATTGAATGTATTATTATAAATCAAGCTAAAATAATAATTATGGAAACGAATGCATTCAATCAGAAATTAAACCGTTACGTTTTGAGTGATCAAATTGTATATACGGGGTTTTCGAGCTTTAAAGATGCTGAAGCATGTGCGCAGAAAAAAGGGGGAACTTTAGTTGAAGTAAGTTTTAAAGATGGAAATGATAATCCCCAAATTTCCGATGAAGCAGGTCTTATTGAAAAAAAGCTCCATTATTATGTATATGCGGGGGATGAATATAGATTTATCCACTCCTCGGATCCGGGTTTTAAAAAATATGCAGATGAGTTACAAAAGATAAAAGCTAAAAATGATACCACCAGCCCGGAAGAAAGATATTTCGCCAATTTTGAAATCGAAAATACAGAAGACCCGATTATTGTGATTAAAAATGATCGCTTAGAATCGGTTACTTCAAGAGAGCGTTCAAAATATTTGAAGCACGCTGAAGTTTATGAAATAGGGGTATCCCTGCCAAAATCTTAAAAAATGATATCATGAGCAAGACAAAATATTCTGATAAAGCTCAGGACAAAGTAGGAAAAGTAATGCACGAATTCAAGGAGGGTACATTGAAGTCCTCTTCTGGAAAAAAAGTGACGAGCAAGAAACAGGCTGTTGCTATAGGGATTTCTGAAGCAAGAGAAAAAGGCTTAAAAGTACCTAAAAAGAAAAAAGATTGATCCAAAATAAAAAAACGTAGACAGAATCTACGTTTTTTTATTTATTTAAGAATTATCACATCTTTAATTTGAATTATCCCCTATAATTATAAATTACATGATAATATTCATCTGCCATACGGTCACTATTGAACTGGCTTTTGACATCATCCATAGAATGGTATTGAATTTTTCTCCAGCCGCTCGGATTGTCATAATAAGTTGGCAGGATTTCATTTTCTAGAATTTCATATAATTTATTCAAATCATAATTATCCTGCTCGTAAATGCTCATATTCATATAGTCAATCTTCGGAACAACAAAAGAATTTATGGTGTGTCTGGCGAATTCCGGAATCCAACCATCATCAGTTGATAGGTTTACAGAACCATTCATTGCTGCAGTCATTCCTGAAGTTCCTGATGCTTCTCTTGGAACTCTTGGATTATTGAGCCAAAGATCAGAACCCTGTTTTAATGATTTGCTTAAAGCAAGTTCATAACCCGTTAATACAGCCATGTTTTTATGGTTTTTACTTTCTTCTACTAAAGTGTTGAAAGTTGAAATGGCGGAATAATCCATTGGATAAGGTTTTCCAGCCCAAATAATCTGAACCGGATATTTAGGATTATTTAATAACTTATAAAATCTGTCTTTGTCGTGTAAAAGTAAATCAGCTCTTTTGTAGCCAGCAAATCTTCTCGCCCATACAATGGTGAAAATATTTGGATTGAATAGATTCCCGGTTTGATCAGCAACGATCTTAAAAAGCCTCTTTTTTAAATATTTTTTTCTGTAATCAAATGCATCATCATCATTTTCATCTTTAGAATTATAGAGACGTTTATCTGCCCAGTATTTAAACTCCTGAGCATTGGTAATTGATTTTATTTCACAAATCCCGGGATATTTATTCCACATTGCTCTTGAAACAACACCATGCAGCTGGGAAACTCCATTGGCAACCATGGCCATCTTCAGGGCACAAAGAGAGTGGTTGAAGCGGTCATCGTCCGAGCCCTCAATGTTTTTTGCTTCTTCCATGCTAAAACCTGAAAAATAAGACATATCATAGCATAGTTTTAAATTATGCTTTTCATTTCCTGCTTCTTCGGGAGTATGTGTTGTAAAGACTAATTTTTCTTTTACTTTATTTAAATCTCCATTGTATTTTTTCAGTAAATGAAAGGCTGCGGGAAGCGCGTGTGCTTCGTTAAGGTGGTAGATATCCCTTTCGAGATTCATTTCATCAAGTAATTGAGCACCTCCTTTTCCTAACAGGATATATTGGGCCAGCTTGGTCGATTCATTGGCATCATATAATTTATGGCAAATGGTTTTTGAAACATGATCATTTTCAGGAACATCTGTAGAAAGGAAGAACATAGGTGCTGTATTGAAAATTTCGGGATCCAGATACCAAACTTTTACCCAGACCGGGGCACTGTGAATTTCAATCTGAAATTTTATTCCTGTATCTTCAAGGAAACTGTACATTTTTTTTGTCCAGACTGGCTGTAAAGTCTGGTCGTGATTTCTTGCCTGGTCATAATATCCGAATTTCCACAGTATTCCTATTCCGATAAAATCCTGTTTTAAATTGTAAGCGCTTCTCATATGTGAACCTGCCAGGAAACCAAGTCCGCCGGAGTATATTTTTAAAACCTGCTCAAGAGCAAATTCCATTGAAAAATAAGCAACTTTTTTAGAATATTGAGGATTGATGTTGAAAGGTATTTTAAAGTTTTTAAAATCCATGTATCACAATTTTGTATTAAAAGTTCAAAGGTATTGATTATGAAAGTAAACTATACATTAATTATTTGACAAATTATTTTTAAAAGTATCTGTTGAATAGTTTTTTTACTTACCTTTAAGTGTAATTTTTTGATAATCAAAAACTTCTCAGATGAAACTTTAGGTTCCATATTTTATTAACCGTAATAAAAAGGCAGACATGAAAAAGGTGTTTTCGGATGAAGATTTAATCAAGAATCTAAGCTTATATTACCTGAATCGACATTTGAAAAAAAAGCCGATAGAAAAGTATCATCGTAAAATAGATGAATCCCAGCTTCACGACAGGGAAAAATATAAGAAAAAATCAGAAATTTTACTGCTGAATTCCTTTATGCATCATTTCCCCGATGTAAAATTTGAAAACCTTACCTGCGAAAGTCCTGACTTTATTGCAAATTTAAACGACAAAAAGATTGGGATTGAACTTACGGAGGTAATCAATCATCTGGAAATGAAGAAAATTGAAAGTAATTTAAATAAGATTTTCCGTCAGGCTGAAATATTATTGGAACAGGAGGACACTACGAAATATCGTGGTGTTTATTTTTTAGAATTCCACTCAGATTTTAAGTTTGATGTTTTAGAAGAACAACAGGAAAATATTCTTGCGATCTATAAAAGCATAAAAAAGAATAAGCCGGTAGGTTGTGTGAAAGGTCTGAGAAAATCATTCCATCGAAGGAATGTTTTTATTACCCATGAGTACAGTATGAACTTATTCGATGAATTATGTTCTGATAAAATACTGGAGCTGATTGAAAAGAAAAATGAAAAATTCCCCTATTATGATACGTCTGTAGATGAATGCTGGCTCGTTATTGTATCAGATATGAATTCTATAGCATCCCGTTACACCTTCATTCAAGATAAAGAACATTTAAATGAAGTGAAGAGCCCTTTTCATAAAATTTTCCATCTTGAAAATCTGTGTGGAAACATGACGAGTATAAAATAATTTCTTTGTTTAAAGCTTTTACGTTTATTAGTTTCTTCTATTTACATTAAATAATTTATGATTTTTCTGTTTTTATTATTTTTAATGAAATAATAAGTATATTTGATATATGTGTTGTGTATTGATTTAATTATTGATTAATTTTTAATAAAAACATGTATTTTATGAGGAAAAATCTACTTATTGCTTTTTTGTTTTTATCACAAATTGTATTTTCTCAGGCAGATTGTTCATCGGCATTATCCGTTTGCGGAAATTCGAGCATTACCTATTCTCCTTTGGGAATTGGAGCCGTTAACGAAAGTTTAGGAGGGTGTTTAATCACAGGTGAGCACAATTCAATATGGTATAAAATTACGATTGCCACAGGGGGAACGCTTACTTTCGACCTGATTCCGAATGACCCTGATGCAGATTATGACTGGGCAATTTACGGGCCTAATGTTGCCTGCGGAAGTCTCGGAGCTCCAATACGTTGCAATGCTGCAACTGTAATTGGGCCAGGGCCATCTACAGGATTGAATATGACAAGTACTATTTTAGATGCTCCGGGAGGTTCGCTTACTCCTTATTGCAAATATCTAGATGTTTTACCGGGTCAAAGCTATTATTTATATATAGACAATTGGGTGGGACCAGCGAGTACTACAATGGCACCATTTTCCTTAACCTGGGGTGGGACGGCTGCATTAGCATCTCCATTTACAGATCCGGCAATACAGCCTCATCCATTTATTCCTCCCGGGATTCCTGCTGCAAATCCTGCTGATCCAAGAGAGGTGATTATATGTACTGATCCTGCTATTTTTGATTTCAGTACTTTAACAGCAGGTATTTTAAATGCAAATCCAAATTTCCTGATAAGCTATCATACGTCACAAAATGAAGCTCTTTCCGGTGCCAACCCTATTTTAACACCGATTACCGTTAATACAACGAGTATCTACTATTATAGCATACATTATCAGGATCCTGCAAATCCTAGTAACCCGATCAATTCCTGCAGACAGGTGGGTACGTTCAAATTTAAACAAGGAAATATAACGGGTAATAATGTTTCTTTATTTGCCTGTAACAACAATAATGCCGGTACAGCAACATTCGATCTCACAACAGCAGCTGTCTTTAGTGATCCTACTGCAATTAAGAAATATTATCCAACAATGAATGATCTTAATGCAGGGACCAATGAAATTTTAACCCCAACGGCATATATATCTGCAGAGGGGACAGTATATGTGAAGATAATTTCTCAACTGGGATGTATTGGGACCGGACAGATCTATCTTAAGTTTTATCCTGTAGTTATAGTCAATGAGGCTACTTTGAGATCTTGTTTCATTGAAGGCAATCCTTCAACAGCGTCCTTTAACCTGACTGCGGCTTCTGTAACGACACAGGCACCTGTGACTAAAAAATACTATCCTTCTCTTACAGATGCAATCAATGGAACAAATGAAATTACAACGCCCACTGCTTATATTGCTCCGAATGGGGTAATTTATATAAGAGTATCCAATTCAAACAATTGTTTCGCTGTAGCAAAAGTTACCTTAATTGTATTGTCTCCGGTAAAATCTACAGTTCTTGTTGATAAGACGATCTGTATGGAAGATACTACGACTCTCGATGCCGGGCCGGGCTTTGCTTCCTACCTTTGGAGTACAGGAGCTACCACTCAGGCAATTACGGGTGTGACGGTAGGAACTTATTGGGTGAAATTAAAAACCGGAGACTGTATTACAACACAGGAGGTAAAAGTGTATCCAACTGAACAGCCCGTTATCAATAGTATAGATATTTCTACGAATACTATAACCGTTACCGTTAATGGTGGAACACCACCTTACAAATACTCATTAGACAATATAAACTGGCAGGATTCCAATGTTTTTAATAATATTCCAAGAGGGGATAGCCATATTTATGTAAAAGACGTTTATGATTGTGATCCTATTGATATTACAGTAACCGTTCCTAATTTAATTAATGTAATCACTCCGAATAGTGATGGAATTAATGACATGATCGATTATTCTGCATTAGCCCATAAGCAAAATTTAATATTAAACATTTTTGACAGATACGGAAATAAAGTCCATCAGGCGGATAAGACAAATGGTTATAAATGGGATGGTACCACCAATGGAAGTAAGAAAGTGCCGACAGGAACCTATTGGTACTCTGTGACCTGGAATGAAAATGATAAGAAAAATACGCCAATCAAATTCTCTAGCTGGATTATGGTGAAAAACAGAGAGTAATGAATAGAAACAAGAAACCATCTTTATGTAAAGATGGTTTTTTTTCTTAAATTTAGTTCATGAAAGAATTATTTATTAAACGATTTCATTATTATAAATCCCTGGGGGATAAATCTTTTGAACAGCTTTCTGAGGAACAAATGTTCTGGCAGTTTAATGAAGAAAGTAATTCAATTGCAGTGATCGTAAAGCACATTGCAGGGAATATGCTTTCAAGATGGACTCACTTTTTAACGGAGGATGGGGAAAAACAGAACCGAAACCGCGATGAAGAGTTTATTAATACTTTTAAAACAAAGCAAGAGGTTATTGATTTCTGGGAGAAAGGCTGGAAGTGTCTTTTTGATGCTTTAGATCTTATTAATGATGAAAATTTATATACTACGATCTATATTCGGGGAGAGGGACATCCGGTAATAGATGCTGTTTTCCGTCAATTGGCTCATTATCCATATCATATTGGACAGATTGTTTACATTGCGAAAATGATCACAAATGCCGATTGGGAAACACTTTCAATACCAAGAAATAAATCTCAGGAATTTAATGCAGAAATGAAAAAAAAATTCGAAGGGGATGAACTTAACGCCAATTCTTCACCGGTTTGTTTTGAAAATAATCCTGAAGTTAGGGACGATTACAAACAATAGAAGGAATCAATTTAGAGTCTTTATTTAAATTACTATCTTTGCACTCATAAAATTCAGGACTAATACAATGTCAAATTTTCATAAAACCGCTGCTTTTCATACCCTTGGCTGCAAATTAAATTTTGCGGAAACTTCTACTATTGCCCGTCAATTAACAGGTGCAGGTTATGATAAGGTAGGTTTTGATGATAAGGCTGATGTATATGTGATCAATACCTGTTCAGTGACTGAAAATGCTGATCGTGAATGTAAACTTCACGTAAAAAGGGCAATGAAAGCTAATCCGGAAGGACTGGTAGTAATTGTTGGCTGTTATGCACAGTTAAAACCTGAAGAGATTTCACAAATAAATGGAGTTGATTTAGTTTTAGGAGCTAAAGAAAAGTTCAATATTTTAAGCTATCTGGATGATGTAGAAAAGTCCGGAGGTGAGGGTATTGTCCATTCTTGTGAGATTGAAGAAACTGACTTTTTTATCGGAAGCTATTCTATTGGAGACAGAACCAGAGCTTTTTTAAAGGTTCAGGATGGATGTGATTACAAATGTACTTATTGTACAATTCCTTTAGCACGTGGAATTTCCAGATCGGACACCATTGAAAATGTTTTAACAAATGCTAAGGAAATTGCAGCAAGAGATATTAAAGAAATTGTGCTTACAGGGGTCAATATTGGTGATTATGGAAAAGGTGAATTCGGTAATAAAAGGCATGAACATACCTTTCTTGATTTGATCTCAGAGCTCGACCAGGTAGAAGGTATTGAAAGAATACGCATCTCGTCTATTGAACCTAATCTTCTTAAGGACGAAAGTATTGAATTGGTATCTAAAAGCAGGAGCTTTGTTCCTCATTTTCATATTCCTTTACAATCCGGATGCGACGATTTATTGAAAAAAATGAAACGCCGCTACTTAACGAAACTATACAACGACAGAGTTAATAAAATTCGTGAGGTTATGCCTCATGCAGCGATTGGTGTGGATGTGATTGTAGGATTCCCGGGAGAAACTGAAGAGAGATTTATGGAAACATATAATTTCCTGAATGCACTTCCTATCAGTTATCTGCATGTTTTCACATATTCTGAAAGAGAAAATACGGAAGCGGCAGAAATGGAAGGTGTGGTTCCGATTCCTGAAAGAAAAAAACGAAATAAAATGCTTCGTATTCTTTCTGAAAAGAAAAAGATGTCATTTTATCAAACTCAGCTTGGGAAAA is a window from the Chryseobacterium sp. T16E-39 genome containing:
- a CDS encoding peptide MFS transporter gives rise to the protein MKTKHPKGLPFLFFTEMWERFGYYLILGIFVLYAIEPTGLKGGLGLPDKTADDIFGTYIALTYLTPFIGGFLADRVLGYIKSIYLGGILMAAGYIGMGVFKDLPLFYGSLALIIIGNGFFKPTISTLLGNLYSEEPYKANKDSGYNIFYMGINIGAFICNIIAAFMRNKFGWGEAFIAAGVGMLIGMIIFTIGRKHYIHAAQMKPVQEGDTKLSEILLKVFLPAVIAGAIGWSIPNNIFGSDSTDAFIFACIPVIYFYASLYFKAKPEEKTSIGALLSVFLISMFFWAVFKQNGTALTRWANYYTDRSVPASVEKPLEKIYMVDGKSYKDKEVPVYDDQYQSQKDKDGKTIKTMGKDVYFKNISPAQRAELEKNPEKQVFLYNTELFQSINPFWVIALTPLIVGFWALLRRKGKEPLTPTKIVIGLFITGLSCLVMVLAVIAGDNGSVKVSPWWLIAGYGVVTVGELCLSPMGLSFVSKLSPQRITALMMGGFFLANSVGNKLSGILASTWYNYDNKVNYFLVNFALLIFATLLGLSMLKRLNRIMKEKGH
- a CDS encoding S9 family peptidase, encoding MKKILLSLAVLTALQHVSAQEITLDKIYSGYYRGKNIAGITSMKNGENYLVIEQGGIAKYAYKNSQKEGNIVDGQFESYEFSDDESKILLLKESQPIYRHSFLGKFEVKDLKSGKVISINDGKTVQEPRFSPDASKLAFIVDNNLFFQDLNSGKITQITTDGKKNSILNGLADWVYEEEFGHARQFEWTKNSDAIVFVKSDESQVPEIYIPIYGKSLYPTEMRYKYPKAGEKNSVVSAQLYRLDSGKTIPLNLGSFKNYYIPNVFQTAKADEIVLITSERIQNASDVLKVNTKTGAVQKLFTETDEKWIDTDSPTLEFLEDDSFLWGSERDGHRHLYWYDQDGKLKKQVTKGNWEVTDYYGYNPKSKEIFIQTTEKGSINKVVSKVNIENGKSQLISNAEGNNAANFSKNYNYFIETSSTASKPYTFVLKDGNGKTVKELQNNNDQLQKLKADNFVDKEFITIPNAVGDQMNAWVMKPKNFDPNKKYPLFMYQYSGPGSQQVANSWDQGNAIWFNHLVQKGYIVACVDGRGTGYKGAKFKKVTYMNLGKYEIEDQITAAKWFGNQSYIDKSRIGMFGWSFGGYMTSLAITKGADVFKVGIAVAPVTNWRYYDSVYTERFLRTPQENADGYDKNSPTEYANLLKGKLLLIHGTADDNVHFQNSMEFSEALIQNKKQFDFMAYPDKNHGIYGGQTRPQLYQKMTDFILNNL
- a CDS encoding DUF6496 domain-containing protein produces the protein MSKTKYSDKAQDKVGKVMHEFKEGTLKSSSGKKVTSKKQAVAIGISEAREKGLKVPKKKKD
- the glgP gene encoding alpha-glucan family phosphorylase, which produces MDFKNFKIPFNINPQYSKKVAYFSMEFALEQVLKIYSGGLGFLAGSHMRSAYNLKQDFIGIGILWKFGYYDQARNHDQTLQPVWTKKMYSFLEDTGIKFQIEIHSAPVWVKVWYLDPEIFNTAPMFFLSTDVPENDHVSKTICHKLYDANESTKLAQYILLGKGGAQLLDEMNLERDIYHLNEAHALPAAFHLLKKYNGDLNKVKEKLVFTTHTPEEAGNEKHNLKLCYDMSYFSGFSMEEAKNIEGSDDDRFNHSLCALKMAMVANGVSQLHGVVSRAMWNKYPGICEIKSITNAQEFKYWADKRLYNSKDENDDDAFDYRKKYLKKRLFKIVADQTGNLFNPNIFTIVWARRFAGYKRADLLLHDKDRFYKLLNNPKYPVQIIWAGKPYPMDYSAISTFNTLVEESKNHKNMAVLTGYELALSKSLKQGSDLWLNNPRVPREASGTSGMTAAMNGSVNLSTDDGWIPEFARHTINSFVVPKIDYMNMSIYEQDNYDLNKLYEILENEILPTYYDNPSGWRKIQYHSMDDVKSQFNSDRMADEYYHVIYNYRG
- a CDS encoding gliding motility-associated C-terminal domain-containing protein produces the protein MRKNLLIAFLFLSQIVFSQADCSSALSVCGNSSITYSPLGIGAVNESLGGCLITGEHNSIWYKITIATGGTLTFDLIPNDPDADYDWAIYGPNVACGSLGAPIRCNAATVIGPGPSTGLNMTSTILDAPGGSLTPYCKYLDVLPGQSYYLYIDNWVGPASTTMAPFSLTWGGTAALASPFTDPAIQPHPFIPPGIPAANPADPREVIICTDPAIFDFSTLTAGILNANPNFLISYHTSQNEALSGANPILTPITVNTTSIYYYSIHYQDPANPSNPINSCRQVGTFKFKQGNITGNNVSLFACNNNNAGTATFDLTTAAVFSDPTAIKKYYPTMNDLNAGTNEILTPTAYISAEGTVYVKIISQLGCIGTGQIYLKFYPVVIVNEATLRSCFIEGNPSTASFNLTAASVTTQAPVTKKYYPSLTDAINGTNEITTPTAYIAPNGVIYIRVSNSNNCFAVAKVTLIVLSPVKSTVLVDKTICMEDTTTLDAGPGFASYLWSTGATTQAITGVTVGTYWVKLKTGDCITTQEVKVYPTEQPVINSIDISTNTITVTVNGGTPPYKYSLDNINWQDSNVFNNIPRGDSHIYVKDVYDCDPIDITVTVPNLINVITPNSDGINDMIDYSALAHKQNLILNIFDRYGNKVHQADKTNGYKWDGTTNGSKKVPTGTYWYSVTWNENDKKNTPIKFSSWIMVKNRE
- a CDS encoding DUF1572 family protein — its product is MKELFIKRFHYYKSLGDKSFEQLSEEQMFWQFNEESNSIAVIVKHIAGNMLSRWTHFLTEDGEKQNRNRDEEFINTFKTKQEVIDFWEKGWKCLFDALDLINDENLYTTIYIRGEGHPVIDAVFRQLAHYPYHIGQIVYIAKMITNADWETLSIPRNKSQEFNAEMKKKFEGDELNANSSPVCFENNPEVRDDYKQ